The following are encoded together in the Euwallacea fornicatus isolate EFF26 chromosome 11, ASM4011564v1, whole genome shotgun sequence genome:
- the gb gene encoding Y+L amino acid transporter 2: protein MPAKREVTKSPTEDHLISPADPAPNAEGLNEKIKMKKHMGLLEGVAIILGIIFGSGIFISPRGVIEEVNSVGFSLVIWILCGLLSMVGALCYAELGTCIPKSGGDYTYINEAYGSLPSFLYLWAANVIFVPTTNSIMGLTFAKYVIQPFFPECDMPDLGVRLMAAAIICFLTFLNCYNVKATVKLQNVFMFCKIGALVVIVLIGIVWMSLGNVENFSNAFVHTTQNPGKIAKAFYSGIFSYSGWNYLNFMTEELRNPFLNLPRAIYISLPLVTIIYVLANMAYMSVLTPDAIASTDAIAVTFGNAVLGKFSWILPILVAISAFGGLSVHIMSSSRVLYAGARNDHFPVMLAHLNVKTLTPVPSLIFLNILSLIMLCSSDIQLLIHYCTIVETFFVTLSVSGVLYFRWKYPKMERPIKVHLAVPIIFVIICVFLLILPVVESPLVFLGGVLITLSGVPVYYFGIAQEKKPKKFRSILKGATILCQKLLLTAHEDE, encoded by the exons ATGCCCGCGAAGAGAGAAGTCACCAAAAGCCCCACTGAGGACCACCTAATATCCCCTGCGGATCCTGCGCCCAATGCTGAAggcttaaatgaaaaaattaaaatgaaaaaacatatGGGCCTACTTGAGGGAGTAGCCATTATTTTAGGAATAATATTTGGCTCTG GAATATTCATATCTCCTAGGGGGGTAATAGAGGAAGTAAATTCAGTAGGTTTCTCATTAGTCATATGGATTCTTTGTGGTCTTCTATCTATGGTAGGAGCCTTATGCTATGCAGAATTAGGTACATGTATACCAAAGTCTGGGGGAGACTACACATACATCAATGAGGCCTATGGGTCTTTGCCctcatttttgtatttatggGCTGCCAATGTGATTTTTGT ACCCACTACTAATTCAATAATGGGATTGACTTTTGCTAAATATGTTATACAGCCTTTTTTCCCTGAATGTGACATGCCTGATCTTGGAGTAAGACTGATGGCAGCTGCTATCATAT GCTTTCTTACTTTTCTCAATTGCTACAATGTGAAAGCAACAGTAAAGTTGCAAAATGTCTTTATGTTTTGCAAAATTGGGGCTCTAGTAGTTATAGTGCTTATTGGTATTGTCTGGATGTCTCTGggaaatgtggaaaatttcTCCAATGCCTTTGTGCATACCACTCAGAATCCAGGCAAAATTGCCAAAGCTTTTTATAGTGGGATTTTCTCTTATTCTGGTTG gaattatttaaatttcatgacTGAGGAGCTACGAAATCCTTTTCT CAATTTACCTAGAGCAATCTACATTTCCCTGCCTCTTGTTACCATCATCTATGTTTTGGCAAATATGGCTTATATGTCTGTTTTAACTCCAGATGCAATTGCCTCAACCGATGCCATTGCTGTG ACTTTTGGCAATGCAGTACTAGGGAAATTCAGTTGGATTTTACCAATATTGGTAGCAATATCCGCTTTCGGTGGCCTGAGCGTGCACATAATGTCTTCTTCCAGGGTGTTATATGCCGGGGCCAGAAACGATCATTTCCCGGTGATGTTGGCTCATTTAAATGTGAAAACTCTAACTCCCGTGCCTAGTCTGATATTTCTA AATATATTATCTCTAATCATGTTGTGCTCAAGTGACATCCAGTTGCTTATTCACTACTGCACTATAGTGGAAACATTCTTTGTCACACTGTCAGTTTCTGGGGTTTTATATTTCCG ATGGAAGTATCCCAAAATGGAAAGACCCATCAAGGTCCACCTTGCAGTGCCAATCATTTTCGTGATAATCTGTGtctttttgctgattttacCGGTGGTTGAGTCCCCTCTAGTATTTCTGGGCGGGGTGCTCATTACTCTCAGCGGAGTACCGGTTTATTATTTCGGAATAGCGCAAGAAAAGAAGCCGAAAAAGTTCCGCAGCATTTTGA AAGGCGCCACAATTCTCTGCCAGAAGTTACTTCTGACTGCACATGAAGATGAGTAG
- the Vha14-1 gene encoding V-type proton ATPase subunit F 1 gives MALHSAVKGKLISVIGDEDTCVGFLLGGVGEINKNRHPNFMVVDKNTAVSEIEDCFKRFLKRDDIDIILINQNIAEIIRHVVDSHNSPLPAILEIPSKDHPYDSSKDSILRRAKGMFNPDEM, from the exons atggCCCTACACAGTGCAGTAAAGGGAAAACTGATCTCCGTCATAGGAGACGAG GATACCTGTGTAGGATTCCTGCTGGGGGGCGTGGGAGAAATCAACAAAAACAGACACCCTAATTTCATGGTGGTGGACAAAA ACACTGCTGTAAGTGAAATTGAGGATTGCTTCAAGCGTTTCTTGAAAAGAGACGATATTGatataattttgataaatcagAACATTGCTGAAATCATAAGGCATGTGGTAGACAGCCACAACAGTCCCCTTCCTGCCATCTTGGAAATCCCATCGAAGGACCATCCCTATGACTCATCTAAAGATTCAATTTTGAGGAGGGCCAAG ggCATGTTCAATCCTGATGAAATGTAA
- the LOC136341921 gene encoding protein mono-ADP-ribosyltransferase TIPARP-like, which translates to MNYQDILNLTPPNWTEMKPHLSFSRVCLDPYSTEFINVRAKLNGNYIREIRGIYRVQNPLLWTKFLHKKFEYENRGYTDMKTLFHDTSVDSVDSICAMNFDWRYGHRFKFGPGVYFSTQPNTAFKRSSKFNNPIRAMFMVDVLIQNVIQAHGNDVFFPTFGFDTVWAQGGQTCIKYFDSEYYPRYFMVYEAKLKYCGQYSLFN; encoded by the exons ATGAATTATCAAGATATATTAAATCTAACGCCTCCGAATTGGACTGAAATGAAGCCCCACTTAAG CTTTTCAAGAGTGTGCCTAGATCCTTACTCTACCGAATTTATCAATGTTCGAGCtaaattaaatggaaattatatTCGAGAGATCAGAGGTATTTACAGAGTCCAAAACCCACtattatggaccaaatttctgcataaaaaatttgaatatgagAACAGAGGTTACACTGATATGAAGACACTTTTTCATGATACTTCAGTAGACAGTGTTGACTCAATTTGTGCAATGAATTTTGACTGGAGGTATG GTCATCGCTTTAAATTTGGACCAggtgtttatttttcaacccAACCAAACACTGCATTTAAACGCAGCTCGAAATTTAACAATCCCATTCGGGCGATGTTTATGGTGGATGTGTTGATTCAAAACGTAATTCAAGCTCATGGTAATGACGTCTTTTTCCCCACATTTGGTTTTGACACTGTATGGGCACAGGGTGGACAAacctgcattaaatatttcgattcgGAATATTACCCCCGTTATTTTATGGTATACGAGGCAAAACTAAAGTACTGTGGGCAGTACTCGCTCTTTAACTGA
- the LOC136341919 gene encoding uncharacterized protein gives MPKDGQGQRSNSLLCSIVGCSNSKRQTSSTAIYYLTPRETAWAEFWRRALKDRIGSTRIETAALCSKHFKPAAFERFSKILINCAVPTIFPNDDETAPPLPKQEKLMQGSTSKSKVTKRLSNSRASSSSQYQGIKYKQEGGVKREREEDDASKLSDSFLLREKEKLMQVVKRLKKEKKDLDNQLKELEKAEAETSREIKELKRQREIKHKEYFAMPLADQTLLSKCYSPAQLRRLNFRFDHAPWTEKDACVAYTISCLTSQDFQRLLNSELKYPLPGRAAPSKRRATFPSVWLEERNDEN, from the exons ATGCCTAAAGACGGGCAAGGACAGAGGTCAAACTCATTGTTATGCAGCATCGTAGGCTGCTCAAATAGCAAAAGACAAACCTCTTCCactgcaatttattatttgacaCCCAGAGAGACAGCATGGGCAGAATTTTGGAGACGGGCATTGAAAGATCGAATAGGCAGTACTCGCATTGAAACTG CTGCACTTTGCTCCAAGCACTTCAAACCTGCAGCTTTCGagagattttccaaaatattaattaactgTGCAGTACCTACAATCTTTCCCAATGATGATGAGACAGCACCCCCCCTTCCAAAACAGGAAAAATTAATGCAAGGATCCACTTCAAAATCTAAAGTCACAAAAAGACTCTCAAACAGTAGAGCTTCATCATCTTCTCAGTATCAGGGGATTAAATATAAGCAGGAGGGTGGTGTTAAAAGGGAAAGAGAAGAGGATGATGCTTCAAAGCTAAGTGACTCGTTTTTGCTGCGGGAGAAAGAGAAGCTTATGCAAGTTGTGAAGCgcttaaaaaaagagaaaaaggaTCTTGACA atcAATTAAAAGAGTTAGAGAAAGCAGAGGCGGAGACGTCGCGAGAAATAAAGGAGCTGAAACGGCAACgtgaaataaaacataaagaGTACTTTGCGATGCCCTTGGCGGACCAAACATTACTGTCCAAATGTTATTCGCCGGCCCAGTTACGGcgtttaaattttagatttgatCATGCTCCATGGACCGAAAAAGACGCCTGCGTGGCTTACACTATATCCTGCTTAACCAGCCAGGACTTCCAGCGTTTGTTGAACTCAGAGCTTAAATATCCGTTACCTGGCAGGGCTGCTCCTTCAAAGAGAAGAGCGACATTCCCTTCAGTATGGCTAGAAGAACGGAATGATGAGAATTGA
- the LOC136341920 gene encoding uncharacterized protein, whose amino-acid sequence MEDRVDQLLESTSNYLAIIKCDTSKITVPFKCAIPSCKNSFLNYQSHQRATYKFHNFPKSLKERLKWNAICQLPADTPHSYIRKVCSEHFTLDDYQRDLKGELLSPGTKRSLKPSALPSININYNLEELDKLTFYPLSSSDEEEEEIAEGTDLASQVENLKYQVISLKNQITATQFTISKKLKSAKSRKGYLAHFKRDLKKTSKAIKERKTAPENFLSKAQIELLKGEKKKVFWSDDDLAKAFSIRHMGGKEFYLYMKNTLNYPLPALACVQAWAAN is encoded by the exons atggaagacCGTGTTGACCAGTTGCTTGAATCTACCTCCAACTACCTGGCTATCATTAAGTGTGACACCTCTAAAAT TACTGTACCTTTTAAGTGTGCAATTCCCTCTTGCAAAAACTCGTTTCTAAACTATCAAAGCCACCAGAGAGCCACATACAAATTTCATAACTTTCCCAAATCACTCAAAGAGAGATTGAAATGGAATGCTATTTGTCAGTTGCCTGCAGACACTCCTCATTCTTACATTAGGAAAGTTTGCTCTGAACATTTCACTTTGGATGATTACCAGAGAGATTTGAAAGGAGAACTTTTATCTCCAGGAACAAAGCGAAGCTTAAAGCCAAGTGCCTTGCCtagtattaatattaattataatctTGAAGAGCTTGATAAGCTTACTTTTTATCCCTTGTCTAGTTCCGACGAAGAGGAAGAGGAGATTGCAGAGGGAACTG atttagCTTCTCAAGTTGAGAACTTAAAATATCAAGTGATTTCgttgaaaaatcaaataactGCAACTCAAttcacaatttcaaaaaagctTAAATCAGCCAAAAGCCGTAAAGGTTATCTAGCCCATTTCAAAAGAgatctaaaaaaaacttctaaagCCATAAAAGAAAGGAAAACTGCTCCAGA aaattttctatcaaaagCTCAAATTGAACTCCTCAAaggtgaaaagaaaaaagtctttTGGAGTGATGATGACCTGGCCAAAGCCTTTAGTATAAGGCACATGGGTGGCAAGGAATTTTActtgtatatgaaaaataccTTAAACTATCCGTTACCAGCTTTGGCCTGTGTTCAAGCTTGGGCtgctaattaa